In Streptococcus oralis, a single window of DNA contains:
- a CDS encoding SpGH101 family endo-alpha-N-acetylgalactosaminidase: protein MDKRFFEKRCKFSIRKFTLGVASVMIGATFFVASPVLADQARVGSTDNLPSELADLDKKASDEGHDFDKEAAAQNPGSAETTEGPQTEEELLAQEKEKSEKPSNLPKELEDKLEKAEDNGREVDKDQLAQDTGKLVPEDVAKTTNGELNYGATVKIKTPSGEGSGIVVAKDLVLTVSHNFIKDSQDGNIRKVVDNDQGDGDIYSISYPGLPDVKFSKKDIIHWDREGYLKGFKNDLALVRLRTVLENTPVEVTKKPVVKKIGDKLHVFGYPEGKLNPIVNTTVDFAEPYGEGVQGIGYQGGKPGASGGGIFDTEGKLVGVHQNGVVGKRSGGILFSPAQLKWIQDHIQGISSVKPADLEEKEKPAEEKPKEDKPVAAKPEAPKTVTPEWQTVANKEQQGTVTIREEKGVRYNQLSSTAQNDNGDKPALFEKQGLTVDANGNATVDLTFKDDSEKGKSRFGVFLKFKDTKNNVFVGYDQGGWFWEYKTPGNSTWYKGNRVAAPETGSVNRLSITLKSDGQLNASNNDVNLFDTVTLPGAVNENLKNEKKILLKAGTYGNDRTVVSVKTDNQEGVKADDTPAQKETGPAVDDSKVTYDTIQSKVLKAVIDQAFPRVKEYTLNGHTLPGQIQQLKKILVNNREITPEVTYKKINDTTAEYLMKLRDEKNFINADMTVRLQVVDNQLHFDVTKIVNHNQVTPGQKIDDERKLLSSINFLGNSLVSVSSDQTGAKFDGATMSNNTHISGDEHIDVTNPMKDLAKGYMYGFVSTDKLAAGVWSNSQNSYGGGSNDWTRLTAFKQTVGNTNYVGIQSSEWQWEKAYKGIVYPEYTKELPSAKVVITEDANADNKVDWQDGAIAYRSIMNNPQGWEKVKDITAYRIAMNFGSQAQNPFLMTLDGIKKINLHTDGLGQGVLLKGYGSEGHDSGHLNYADIGKRIGGVEDFKALIEKAKKYGAHLGIHVNASETYPESKYFNENILRKNPDGSYSYGWNWLDQGINIDAAYDLAHGRLARWEDLKKKLGEGLDFIYVDVWGNGQSGDNGAWATHVLAKEINKQGWRFAIEWGHGGEYDSTFQHWAADLTYGGYTNKGINSAITRFIRNHQKDSWVGDYRSYGGAANYPLLGGYSMKDFEGWQGRSDYNGYVTNLFAHDVMTKYFQHFTVSKWENGTPVTMTDNGSTYKWTPEMKVELVDAAGNKVVVTRKSNDVNSPQYRERTVTLNGRVIQDGSAYLTPWNWDANGKKLPTDKEKMYYFNTQAGATTWTLPSDWANSKVYLYKLTDQGKTEEQELTVKDGKITLDLLANQPYVLYRSKQTNPEMSWSEGMHIYDQGFNSGTLKHWTISGDASKAEIVKSQGANDMLRIQGNKEKVSLTQKLTGLKPNTKYAVYVGVDNRSNAKASITVNTGEKEVTTYTNKSLALNYIKAYAHNNRRDNATVDNTSYFQNMYAFFTTGSDVSNVTLTLSREAGDEATYFDEIRTFENNSSMYGENHDTGKGTFKQDFENVAQGIFPFVVGGVEGVEDNRTHLSEKHDPYTQRGWNGKKVDDVIDGNWSLKTNGLVSRRNLVYQTIPQNFRFEAGKTYRVTFEYEAGSDNTYAFVVGKGEFQSGRRGTQASNLEMHELPNTWTDSKKAKKATFLVTGAETGDTWVGIYSTGNASNTRGDSGGNANFRGYNDFMMDNLHIEEITLTGKMLTENALKNYLPTVAMTNYTKESMDALKEAVFNLSQADDDISVEEARAEIAKIEALKNALVQKKTALVAEDFESLDAPAQPGEGLENAFDGNVSSLWHTSWSGGDVGKPATMVLKEPTEITGLRYVPRASDSNGNLRDVKLVVTDESGKEHTFTVTDWPNNNKPKDIDFGKTIKAKKIVLTGTKTYGDGGDKYQSAAELIFTRPQVAETPLDLSGYEAALAKAQKLTDKDNQEEVASVQASMKYATDNHLLTERMVAYFADYLNQLKDSATKPDAPTSSKGEEQPPVLDVPEFKGGVNATEAAVHEVPEFKGGVNAVEALVHELPEYKGGANAVLAAANEVPEFKGGVNAVQALVNEKPAYTGVLATAGDQAAPTVEKPEYPLTPSPVADAKTLEDKEEQLPATGEHGSEAALFLASVSIALSAAVLATKRKED, encoded by the coding sequence ATGGATAAACGATTTTTTGAAAAACGCTGTAAGTTCAGTATTCGTAAGTTTACGCTTGGAGTAGCTTCGGTGATGATTGGAGCGACTTTCTTCGTAGCTAGCCCAGTATTGGCTGATCAAGCAAGAGTTGGTTCAACAGATAATTTGCCGAGTGAACTAGCTGATTTGGATAAGAAGGCTAGTGATGAGGGGCACGATTTTGACAAGGAAGCTGCCGCTCAGAATCCTGGTTCAGCTGAGACTACTGAAGGGCCTCAAACAGAAGAAGAGTTGTTGGCTCAAGAAAAAGAAAAGTCTGAAAAGCCAAGCAATCTGCCAAAAGAATTAGAAGATAAGTTGGAGAAAGCTGAAGACAATGGGCGCGAAGTTGACAAGGATCAGTTGGCCCAAGATACTGGGAAGCTCGTCCCAGAAGATGTGGCTAAGACTACCAATGGGGAATTAAACTACGGCGCGACTGTTAAGATTAAGACGCCATCAGGAGAAGGTAGCGGTATTGTCGTTGCTAAAGACCTTGTCTTGACGGTTTCTCACAACTTTATCAAGGATAGCCAAGACGGCAATATCCGTAAGGTTGTGGACAATGATCAGGGGGATGGAGATATCTATAGCATCTCATATCCAGGATTGCCAGATGTCAAGTTTAGCAAGAAAGATATCATTCATTGGGATCGTGAAGGCTACCTAAAGGGCTTCAAAAATGATTTAGCCCTTGTGAGATTGCGTACAGTTCTGGAAAATACGCCTGTTGAAGTAACTAAAAAACCAGTAGTTAAGAAAATCGGAGATAAGCTCCATGTCTTTGGTTATCCAGAAGGGAAATTGAATCCGATTGTCAATACTACAGTTGATTTTGCGGAACCATACGGAGAAGGTGTCCAAGGGATTGGTTACCAAGGAGGAAAACCTGGTGCTAGTGGCGGTGGTATCTTTGATACAGAAGGCAAACTTGTCGGTGTTCACCAAAATGGTGTAGTTGGAAAACGTAGTGGAGGCATTCTCTTCTCACCAGCTCAACTAAAATGGATCCAAGACCACATACAGGGAATTTCAAGTGTGAAACCAGCCGACTTGGAAGAGAAAGAGAAACCGGCTGAAGAAAAACCAAAAGAGGATAAACCTGTAGCTGCTAAACCTGAAGCACCTAAGACAGTAACCCCTGAATGGCAAACAGTAGCGAATAAAGAGCAACAAGGAACCGTCACTATTCGCGAAGAAAAGGGTGTTCGCTACAATCAATTGTCTTCAACTGCACAGAACGACAATGGCGATAAACCAGCCTTGTTTGAAAAACAAGGATTGACTGTCGATGCTAACGGAAATGCGACGGTTGATTTAACCTTCAAAGATGATTCTGAAAAGGGCAAATCACGCTTTGGTGTCTTCTTGAAATTTAAAGATACCAAGAACAATGTTTTTGTTGGATATGACCAAGGTGGCTGGTTCTGGGAATACAAAACTCCAGGTAATAGCACATGGTATAAAGGCAACCGTGTAGCAGCACCAGAAACGGGTTCTGTAAACCGTCTTTCTATCACTCTTAAGTCAGATGGCCAGCTTAATGCTAGCAATAACGATGTCAATCTCTTTGACACAGTGACTTTACCGGGGGCGGTCAATGAGAATCTTAAAAATGAGAAGAAGATCCTTCTTAAAGCAGGAACTTATGGCAATGACCGTACGGTTGTCAGCGTTAAAACAGACAATCAAGAAGGCGTAAAAGCGGATGATACTCCTGCCCAGAAAGAAACAGGTCCGGCTGTTGATGATAGCAAGGTGACTTATGATACGATCCAGTCTAAGGTCCTCAAGGCAGTGATTGACCAAGCCTTTCCACGCGTGAAAGAATATACTTTGAATGGGCATACTTTGCCAGGACAAATTCAACAACTTAAGAAAATCTTGGTAAACAATCGCGAAATTACACCTGAAGTCACTTATAAGAAGATTAATGATACTACTGCAGAGTACTTGATGAAACTTCGCGACGAGAAGAATTTCATCAATGCAGATATGACAGTACGCTTGCAAGTTGTGGACAATCAGTTGCATTTTGATGTGACCAAGATTGTCAACCACAATCAAGTTACTCCAGGTCAGAAGATTGATGATGAAAGAAAACTTCTCTCCTCTATCAATTTCTTAGGAAACTCACTTGTGTCAGTTTCAAGCGACCAAACTGGAGCTAAGTTTGACGGGGCAACCATGTCAAACAACACTCATATCAGTGGAGATGAACATATCGATGTAACCAATCCAATGAAAGATTTGGCTAAGGGTTACATGTATGGTTTTGTTTCTACAGATAAGCTTGCTGCAGGTGTTTGGAGTAACTCTCAAAACAGCTACGGTGGTGGTTCGAATGACTGGACTCGTTTGACAGCCTTCAAACAAACTGTAGGAAATACAAACTATGTGGGAATCCAAAGTTCTGAATGGCAATGGGAAAAAGCTTATAAAGGGATTGTATATCCAGAGTACACTAAGGAACTTCCAAGTGCTAAAGTTGTCATTACTGAGGATGCTAATGCGGATAATAAAGTCGACTGGCAAGATGGTGCCATTGCTTATCGTAGCATTATGAACAACCCTCAAGGTTGGGAAAAAGTTAAGGATATCACAGCTTACCGTATCGCGATGAACTTTGGTTCACAAGCACAAAACCCATTCCTTATGACCTTGGATGGTATCAAGAAAATCAATCTCCACACAGATGGTCTTGGACAAGGTGTTCTCCTTAAAGGATATGGTAGTGAAGGTCACGACTCTGGTCACTTGAACTATGCTGATATTGGTAAACGTATTGGTGGTGTTGAAGACTTCAAGGCTTTGATTGAAAAAGCGAAGAAATATGGAGCTCATCTAGGTATCCACGTTAACGCTTCTGAGACTTATCCTGAGTCTAAATACTTTAATGAAAATATTCTTCGTAAGAATCCAGATGGCAGCTACAGCTATGGTTGGAACTGGCTAGATCAAGGTATCAACATTGATGCTGCTTATGACCTAGCACATGGACGCTTGGCTCGCTGGGAAGACTTGAAGAAAAAACTTGGTGAAGGTCTCGACTTTATCTATGTGGACGTTTGGGGCAATGGCCAATCAGGTGATAACGGTGCCTGGGCTACCCACGTTCTTGCTAAAGAAATTAACAAACAAGGCTGGCGCTTTGCGATCGAGTGGGGCCATGGTGGTGAATACGATTCTACCTTCCAACACTGGGCAGCTGATTTGACCTATGGTGGCTATACTAATAAAGGTATCAACAGTGCTATCACGCGCTTTATCCGCAACCACCAAAAAGATTCATGGGTTGGGGACTACAGAAGTTACGGTGGTGCAGCCAACTACCCACTTCTAGGTGGCTATAGCATGAAAGACTTTGAAGGCTGGCAAGGACGAAGCGACTACAATGGCTACGTGACTAACCTCTTTGCCCATGACGTCATGACTAAGTACTTCCAACACTTCACAGTAAGTAAGTGGGAAAATGGTACACCAGTTACCATGACCGATAACGGTAGCACCTATAAATGGACTCCAGAAATGAAGGTTGAGCTAGTCGATGCAGCAGGTAACAAGGTTGTTGTGACTCGTAAGTCAAATGATGTCAATAGCCCACAATACCGTGAACGTACAGTAACTCTCAACGGACGTGTGATCCAGGATGGTTCAGCTTACTTGACTCCTTGGAACTGGGATGCGAATGGTAAGAAACTTCCTACTGATAAGGAAAAAATGTACTACTTCAATACGCAAGCTGGTGCAACAACTTGGACCCTTCCGAGCGATTGGGCAAATAGCAAGGTTTACCTTTACAAGCTAACTGACCAAGGTAAGACAGAAGAGCAAGAACTAACTGTAAAAGATGGCAAGATTACCCTAGACCTTCTCGCAAATCAACCATACGTTCTCTACCGTTCAAAACAAACCAATCCTGAAATGTCATGGAGCGAAGGTATGCATATCTATGACCAAGGATTTAACAGTGGAACCTTGAAACACTGGACTATTTCAGGAGATGCATCTAAGGCAGAAATCGTTAAGTCTCAAGGGGCAAACGATATGCTTCGTATTCAAGGAAACAAAGAAAAAGTCAGTCTTACTCAGAAACTGACTGGCTTGAAACCAAATACCAAGTATGCTGTTTATGTAGGTGTCGATAACCGTAGTAATGCTAAGGCAAGTATCACTGTGAATACTGGTGAAAAAGAAGTGACTACTTATACCAATAAGTCACTTGCTCTCAACTATATCAAAGCATATGCTCATAACAATCGTCGTGACAATGCTACAGTTGACAATACAAGTTACTTCCAAAACATGTATGCCTTCTTTACAACTGGATCAGATGTCTCAAATGTTACTCTTACTTTGAGTCGCGAAGCTGGTGATGAAGCAACTTACTTTGATGAAATTCGTACCTTTGAAAATAATTCAAGCATGTACGGAGAAAACCATGATACAGGTAAAGGCACCTTCAAACAAGACTTTGAAAATGTTGCTCAGGGTATCTTCCCATTCGTAGTGGGTGGTGTCGAAGGTGTTGAAGACAACCGCACTCACTTGTCTGAAAAGCATGATCCATATACACAACGTGGTTGGAACGGTAAGAAAGTTGATGATGTTATCGATGGAAATTGGTCACTCAAGACCAATGGACTGGTTAGCCGTCGTAACTTGGTTTACCAAACCATCCCACAAAACTTCCGCTTTGAAGCTGGTAAGACCTACCGTGTAACCTTTGAATACGAAGCAGGATCAGACAATACCTATGCTTTTGTAGTCGGTAAGGGAGAATTCCAGTCAGGTCGTCGTGGTACTCAAGCAAGCAACTTGGAAATGCATGAATTGCCAAATACTTGGACGGATTCTAAGAAAGCCAAGAAGGCAACCTTCCTCGTGACAGGTGCAGAAACAGGCGATACTTGGGTAGGTATCTACTCAACTGGAAATGCAAGCAATACTCGTGGTGATTCTGGTGGGAATGCTAACTTCCGTGGTTACAATGATTTCATGATGGATAATCTCCACATCGAGGAAATTACCCTAACAGGTAAGATGTTGACAGAAAATGCTCTGAAGAACTACTTGCCAACTGTAGCCATGACCAACTACACGAAAGAGTCTATGGATGCTTTGAAAGAGGCGGTATTTAACCTCAGCCAAGCAGATGATGACATTAGTGTAGAAGAAGCGCGTGCAGAGATTGCCAAGATTGAAGCCTTGAAGAATGCTTTGGTTCAGAAGAAAACAGCCTTGGTAGCAGAAGACTTTGAAAGTTTGGATGCGCCTGCCCAACCAGGTGAAGGCCTAGAGAATGCCTTTGATGGCAATGTATCTAGCCTATGGCATACATCTTGGAGTGGTGGAGATGTAGGTAAGCCTGCCACCATGGTCTTGAAAGAACCAACTGAAATCACAGGACTTCGTTATGTTCCACGTGCCTCTGATTCAAATGGAAACTTGCGAGATGTGAAACTGGTTGTCACAGATGAGTCTGGTAAAGAACATACCTTCACAGTGACAGATTGGCCAAATAACAACAAGCCAAAAGACATTGACTTTGGCAAGACAATCAAGGCTAAGAAAATTGTCCTTACTGGTACCAAGACTTACGGAGATGGTGGCGATAAATACCAATCGGCAGCGGAACTCATCTTTACCCGTCCACAAGTAGCAGAAACACCTCTTGACTTGTCAGGCTATGAAGCAGCTTTGGCTAAGGCGCAGAAATTAACAGACAAAGACAATCAAGAGGAAGTAGCTAGCGTTCAGGCGAGCATGAAATATGCGACGGATAACCACCTCTTGACGGAAAGAATGGTTGCCTACTTCGCAGATTATCTCAACCAATTAAAAGATTCTGCTACGAAACCAGACGCTCCAACAAGTAGCAAGGGTGAAGAGCAACCACCAGTTCTTGATGTACCTGAGTTCAAAGGCGGCGTCAATGCAACAGAAGCAGCTGTACATGAGGTTCCTGAGTTCAAGGGCGGCGTTAATGCGGTTGAAGCCTTGGTTCACGAATTACCAGAATACAAAGGTGGAGCCAATGCGGTCCTAGCGGCTGCAAATGAAGTCCCTGAGTTTAAGGGTGGCGTCAATGCGGTCCAAGCCTTGGTAAACGAGAAACCAGCCTACACAGGTGTATTGGCTACTGCTGGAGATCAAGCAGCTCCAACAGTTGAAAAACCTGAGTACCCGCTCACTCCAAGCCCAGTAGCTGATGCCAAAACTCTGGAAGATAAAGAAGAGCAACTTCCTGCTACAGGAGAACATGGTTCAGAAGCAGCCCTCTTCTTAGCAAGTGTGAGCATCGCTTTATCTGCTGCGGTTCTTGCGACAAAACGTAAAGAAGATTAA
- the rfbD gene encoding dTDP-4-dehydrorhamnose reductase has product MILITGSNGQLGTELRYLLDERNVDYVAVDVAEMDITNAEMVEKVFAEVNPTLVYHCAAYTAVDAAEDEGKELDFAINVTGTENVAKASEKYGATLVYISTDYVFDGKKPVGQEWEVDDLPDPQTEYGRTKRMGEELVENLTSQHYIIRTAWVFGNYGKNFVFTMQNLAKTHKTLTVVNDQHGRPTWTHTLAEFMTYLTDNQKEYGYYHLSNDSTEDTTWYDFAVEILKDSDVEVVPVDSSKFPAKAKRPLNSTMSLAKAKATGFVIPTWQDALKEFYKQEVRK; this is encoded by the coding sequence ATGATATTAATTACAGGTTCAAATGGTCAACTCGGTACCGAACTACGTTATTTACTAGATGAACGAAATGTGGACTATGTTGCAGTGGATGTGGCCGAAATGGATATCACTAATGCTGAAATGGTTGAGAAAGTCTTTGCCGAGGTTAATCCAACTCTGGTCTATCATTGTGCAGCTTATACTGCTGTTGATGCGGCAGAAGATGAGGGAAAAGAACTGGATTTTGCCATCAACGTAACTGGAACTGAAAATGTAGCCAAGGCCTCTGAGAAATACGGAGCTACTCTGGTCTATATCTCAACAGACTACGTCTTTGATGGGAAGAAACCCGTCGGACAAGAATGGGAAGTCGATGACCTACCTGATCCGCAAACAGAGTACGGACGTACCAAGAGAATGGGTGAGGAACTTGTTGAAAACCTTACGTCACAGCATTATATCATCCGTACTGCTTGGGTCTTTGGAAATTATGGCAAAAACTTTGTCTTTACCATGCAAAATCTTGCCAAAACCCATAAAACTCTCACTGTTGTCAACGACCAACACGGCCGCCCAACTTGGACACATACCTTGGCTGAGTTTATGACCTACCTGACTGATAATCAAAAAGAGTATGGCTACTACCACTTATCAAATGACTCCACTGAAGATACCACTTGGTATGACTTCGCTGTCGAGATTCTTAAAGACAGTGATGTTGAAGTAGTTCCAGTAGACTCCAGCAAGTTTCCTGCCAAGGCTAAACGCCCCCTCAACTCAACCATGAGTTTAGCCAAAGCGAAGGCGACAGGTTTCGTTATTCCAACCTGGCAAGATGCCCTTAAAGAGTTTTATAAACAAGAAGTAAGAAAATAA
- the rfbB gene encoding dTDP-glucose 4,6-dehydratase encodes MTEYKNIIVTGGAGFIGSNFVHYVYNNFPDVHVTVLDKLTYAGNRANIEEILGDRVELVVGDIADAVLVDKLAAEADAIVHYAAESHNDNSLNDPSPFIHTNFIGTYTLLEAARKYDLRFHHVSTDEVYGDLPLREDLPGHGEGPGEKFTAETKYNPSSPYSSTKAASDLIVKAWVRSFGVKATISNCSNNYGPYQHIEKFIPRQITNILSGIKPKLYSEGKNVRDWIHTNDHSSGVWTILTKGQIGETYLIGADGEKNNKEVLELILKEMGQPADAYDHVTDRAGHDLRYAIDASKLRDELGWKPEFTNFEAGLKETIKWYTDNQEWWKSEKEAVEANYAKTQQVIN; translated from the coding sequence ATGACTGAATACAAAAATATCATCGTGACAGGTGGGGCTGGTTTTATCGGTTCTAACTTTGTTCATTATGTTTATAATAACTTTCCAGATGTCCATGTGACAGTGCTGGACAAGCTGACTTATGCGGGTAATCGTGCCAATATTGAAGAAATTTTAGGTGACCGTGTTGAGTTGGTTGTTGGAGATATTGCAGATGCAGTCTTGGTAGACAAGCTGGCAGCTGAAGCGGATGCTATCGTTCATTATGCGGCAGAAAGCCACAATGACAACTCGCTCAATGATCCGAGTCCCTTTATCCATACCAACTTCATCGGGACCTACACTCTTTTGGAAGCAGCACGTAAATACGACCTTCGTTTCCACCATGTGTCAACTGACGAAGTCTATGGGGACCTACCTCTGCGTGAAGATTTGCCAGGTCATGGAGAAGGTCCAGGTGAGAAATTTACGGCTGAAACCAAGTACAATCCCAGCTCGCCTTACTCATCAACCAAGGCGGCTTCAGACTTGATTGTCAAAGCTTGGGTGCGCTCATTTGGTGTTAAAGCGACTATTTCTAACTGTTCAAACAACTATGGTCCTTACCAACATATCGAGAAGTTCATTCCGCGCCAAATTACCAATATCCTGAGTGGTATCAAGCCAAAACTCTATAGTGAAGGTAAGAATGTCCGTGACTGGATTCACACCAATGATCATTCATCAGGTGTTTGGACGATTCTGACCAAAGGTCAAATTGGTGAAACTTACTTGATTGGTGCGGATGGTGAAAAGAACAATAAGGAAGTCCTGGAACTCATCCTCAAGGAAATGGGACAGCCAGCTGATGCTTATGATCATGTGACAGACCGTGCGGGTCACGACCTTCGCTATGCTATTGATGCTAGCAAGCTTCGTGATGAACTAGGGTGGAAGCCTGAGTTTACCAACTTTGAAGCAGGTCTCAAAGAGACCATTAAGTGGTATACAGACAACCAAGAATGGTGGAAATCTGAAAAAGAAGCAGTCGAGGCTAACTATGCCAAGACGCAACAAGTAATTAACTAA